Part of the Garra rufa chromosome 8, GarRuf1.0, whole genome shotgun sequence genome, TAATCTTTCCTCATCTCTCCTCATCACCATCTAACTCTGGATCTGAGGCCTGTTGAACAGACACAGGGTAAAACGTCACCAGTCATCCTGTGTTACACGTCTGTGGAGTCTGTGTGCTCTAGAGGTGGCGCTGGACTTACCACAGACAAATCGATCTGTTAATATCTCCTGGAACCGTAGCCTCCGCCACTGCCGCCGCTGCCACCCCCAGAGCCATATCCACCTAAATATAACAATGCACATGATCAGGCTCACACGCAGTGGTCTCAGTTTTGATGTGGCATGCAGTGGACTGGATTTTCTGTACCTCCGTAAGGTCCTGAGTTCCTTCCTCCAAAGTTATTTCCCTTCATGGGGCCGTAGTTGGACTGTTGTCCTGCGTAATTCCCAAAATCGTTGTAATTTCCTCCTCCTCCACTGCCTCCGCCACCACCACCGCCACCAAAGTTACCTGCCATGCAGGTAAAACATTTGGGTTAATAGCAGAACTAATAAAAATTATCTATAATGCCCTGCAAAAAATGCTATTCCTTATAGCTTTATAGCTAGATTTTATCATCTAGTAAATACATCTTAATTTtagattttatacatattttgaataAAACCAGACAATAATATGCCTAaaaagataagccttttttttttttgcagtgcatggttttcacaaaaacattaagcagctgaagtgtttttaacatcgataataataatacatttttgaatCAGCAAATAAGTACACtgccagccaaaagtttttgaacagtaagttgtTTTTGGAAGTAGTAAActttgtaaaattgtgaaatatttttactatttaaataactgttttctatttgaatagattttaaaatgtaatttattcctgtgatcaaagctacattttcagcatcgttactccaatctttagtgtcacatgaagctgttcaagaaacatttattattattattattattaccaatatttaaaacagttgactccaggattctttgatggaatagaaaaatccaaacatcagcatttatctgaaataaaaagcttttttttgtttatgggaaagaaattatagattGAAACTTTCCTTtagcaaaagtgatgataaagtcatttataatgttacaaaagattactatttcagataaatgctgttcatctgaactttctattcatcaaagaaacttgaaataaatcagctgttttcaacataataataacaataataataataataataataataaatgttatgagtagcaaatcagaatattatcatttctgaaggatcatgtgacactgaacaagtaatgatgctcaaaattcagctttgaaatcacaggaataaattacatttgtaaaaatattcaaaacttttactttaaatagtaaaaaaaatcagaattgtactgttttttctgtatcaaataaatgcaggcttggtgagcagaagagacttctttaaaaaaaacattaaaaatatgactgtttaaaaacttttgactggaaatgtaaaaaacaatgatttctgaaggatcatgtgccactgaagattgaaataaagatgctgaaaattcatgtttgcatcacatgaataaattacatttaaaaacatatttagattgaaaccagttattttaagttgtaataacaagttaaaaaacaTCAATCATCATACTGTTCgccaaactttttaacagtagtgttttttttttttttttttcaaatttaataaACAAAGTAAAGATCTCTCATCATTACTTTTAATAAAAACttgtattgtcaagtatggtgacccatacttgaaattggtcctctgcatttaacccatccaagtgcgcacacacacacacacacacacacacacacacacacacacacaccggagcagtgggcagccattgctccagcgcctAGGGAGCAACTGGGGgctcagtgccttgctcaagggcacttcagtcgtggtattgaaggtggaaagagcgctgttcattcacaatccccaccttcaattcctgccagtGTTGGAGtcgaaccggcaacctttgggttacaagcctaCAGCTGCCCAGACAATATATAAAGACTTTACCTTTTATAACGActctaaaccagtggttctcaatcctggtcctgggggacccctgctctgcacattttgcatgtctcccttatttaacacacctgatgaGATCATCaactcattaggagagagatacataaactgaactaaagagctgatgatttcaatcaggtttgttaaataagggagacatgcaaaatgtgcagagcaggggtcctccaggaccaggattgagaaccactgctctaaacgACTTCCTCTTTAGATGACATCATTGAGACCTCTTGTTTTAAACCCCGCCCCTCCAACCACCTGTCAACTATTTGTATCAGCTTAAATGATAATGCACCTCCAAAATTTCCTCCATCATTGTAGTTGTCATGTCCTCCAAAGCCTCCTCCACCTTGGTTACCATATCCAGGACCTCCACCGTATCCTCCACGACCGCCTCCATAGCCAGGACCCCCACCATAGTTACCACCTACCACAAGAGACACAAGAATCAGTCTGAGCTTCATGAAATATGAATAACTGATTAACTGTAATGGGTTAACACATTAGTTAATAGTAtaatgaaaaatacagttttacagctttggaaatgTTCCTATGCTTATCCATACAGCTATTTCTAAAATATATTGTTCTGGCAAAACCCTTTTGTTTAACAATGGTGCAAATCACACACAAATGAACAGATTTAGTAATCAATAGTCATATTAGTATAATGATATGTCCCCACCAAATCCGTTGTATCCATCTCCTCCGTAGCCACCTCGGCCTCCTCCAAACCCTCCTGTGAAAGATACAGGATTATTCACACCTGAGGTGCTACTGTACAAACTGTTGATGTAATCGACCCACAGGATCTGATGTACCGGATCACATATCATCTTACCTCGGCCAAAGTTGCCACCTCCAAAGTTTCCTCCTCGGCCCATGAAATTGCCTCCGCCTCCACCTCCACCACGGTCTGACAAAAGAAAAGCACATCATGACCCAAAACAACTACTTGCAGTAACATTATTAAACTAGTTATAAACCTTTAAAAATCTATTTGAGAACCAGGAGAGGCGAAACATTTTACTTACACCTCTGATTAGAAACAGCTTGCATCTCCTGCTTTGGAAGTGCTTTTCTTACTTCACAGTTATGAGAGTTGATTGTGTGATATTTTTGTGCTGATGAAAAcggaaaaagatttttttttttaaattaagacagAAACCTGTTTGCTCAGCTACTGAACAAAACCCTGTAAAAACTAGTACTTCCTGCTGCTCTAACATATCATAGACACATTACAATGAActtttatacagtgccttgcaaaagtattcattttttcacatttttgcaGCATtattgttgcagcattatgttaaactgctttaaattagtttttccccgcatcaatttacactccatacaccataataatgacaaagcaaaaaccagatttgcaaattttacaaatttattaaaaataaaaaactgaaataagtacattgcataagtattcatacccttaactcagtacatagttgaagcacctttacagcctcaagtctttttgagtatgatgtgacaagctttgcacatctgcatttggcaattatctgccattctttgcctcaccttttcacctctcaagctctgtcagcttggatgggggctggcagacattttcaagtgtctagttgttccaatcgtcttccattatggataatgcttctgtgaaccttcaatgcagcagattttttttctgaactcttccctagatcattgccttaacgcaagtctgtgactgagctctacaggcagttatcttgacctcaggacttggtttttgctctgatatgcattttcagctgttagaccttttctgagaggtgtgtgcctttctaaatcatactcattcaaatgaatttgccacagtttaactccacttgaagtgtagtaacatctagaagcaatatgaatgatcctgagctaaatttcgagtgtcccagaaaagggtatgaatacttatgcaacgggatcttttcagttttttatttttaataaatttgcacaaatgttaaaaaactattttttgctttgccattatggagtagggagtgtagattgatgtgggaaaaaaagtaatttaaagtactttaacataaggcagcaacataaaatgtgaaaaaaaacgaagggggtatgaataatttcgcaaagGCACTGTATATCAATAATAAAGAGTTAACTAAAAAAACAACTTGTAAGGGAACctgttaatttttaatataaatcgcTTTTTTACAATCACTTAAACGGTATATTATAAAcaatttcatgttttaatttaatatgtTAATTTATGCAGCATGCATAATAATTATAAAAGAATCATCCCCATCTAACTTTAGAGAAACATAAGCAGATGGTTTCCATCTACTCACCAACAATTTTGTCCACAGTATCATGATCATCGAAGGTGACGAAGCAGAATCCTCTCTTTTTCCCGGTTGAACGCTCCTCCATTACATCGATAGTCTCAATTTTCCCATAGCGCTCAAAATACTCTCTGATATGATACTCATCTGTGTCTTCCTTGATTCCACCCACAAAGATCTTTTTCACTGTCAGATGGGCTCCAGGTCTATTAGAGTCCTGGACAATCAAAGAAAATTGATTAAATGTATCCTAATTTTACAGTCAATTGAAACAATGGTttgtatgaaagcctgtttctgccttTTATTTCAGTtcttctctcacaattctgactttatttctctgaattgtgagtttagttCACACCGCATAtgctttctcagaattgtaagtttctagcacacaattcagactttttcacagaattacgagtttatatccagcaattcagattttttgacTATTTTTCTTTGAATTTCCCCTCCAAAAAACTTCTGGAAAATTCtgagaactgagatataaactcataattgcaagtcaGAGTTCTAATATAAAAGTTTTTTACGTTTAAAAAACTAGAGTTTGTTATCTGAATTTAAattagtacaaatatttttttcactcaAGTTATGCATAAAactgcacattaaaaaaaaaaaaaattacaaatgctattataaatgtttttagacaAAGGTTGTCACACTTCAGTttcttgttttaaaatgtgtCAGCTACCCAAGTGGAGCTTTATGGTTTAAATGTATGGAACCGCACCTCTCGGGAAACGGCCCGTTTGGGCTCAACGACACGACCGTCCACTTTGTGCGGCCGCGCTGCCATAGCAGCATCAACCTCTGACACACAGGAATATGTCACGAAGCCGAAACCTCGTGAACGTTTGTTAGCTGGATCTCTCATTACCTGAGGAAAGATAAACATTGATGGTCAACAAACAACAGTGCTTTTATTGCCTTTATCATTATTTCTATATGCACTGACAACTCTTACGCCACATGGCTGtgattgattctgattggctgacttACTGATGTACTAATTAAGTAAAggaagagttcacccaaaaataacatTCATGAAAATGTACTAATTCTCAAGCCATCCAAGATTTAGAcgagtttcttcatcagaacagatttggagaactgCATcaatacatcacttgctcaccagtggatcctctgtagtgaatggctgccgtcagaatgagagtccgaacagctgataaaataaagtatttaattGTAATTAGATTAGTGTACTGTTTTCCTAATTACTTTCTAATCCTAAATCAACCTCGACAAGTTAATGATACAAGGATAGACATAAAACGGTTCTATTaagtttttcaaataaataatagataactACACAAAATTattctggtaacactttagattagggtccAATTCTCACCATTTACTagctattaactatgacttttgcctcattATACTCCTAATTTCTTCTTATTActtagtaaagtagttgttaagtttaagaATTGGGTAGGTTATGTgctttttaagtaataataaacaATACCCTAGTCCTATTCATGCTAACAGCCAACTAGTTAATACTGAGAATTGgacactaaagtgttaccaatattcttATTAACTCACCAAAGTATTTAAAGTGAGAAGGGTACATAGAAACcatgcatttaaaagtttggtCTACCTCCCCCTCGCTTTTTCAGATATGTTAAATGTAATATCTCTTATTTTAAAACTTACAAGCCCcctaaatatctttatttatgtATGACCTCTGAACTTGACTTGAAGGGTCTTGTCTGTAATATGTTGAATAGTTTAATGACTTTAGAACTCCTTCTACACAATACTTAAAAATGTCTTGGGAAAAGGGTTTGGGGTTAGATATTTCAGATGATTCAGATATAATAGATAATTCAGTATAAAGTTATCCATAGATTACATTACTCTAGTACCAAATTACATCAAATGTATCCCTCTGTGTGTCAAATGCAAGTCCAATGAGGGTACACTGGCTCACTTATTTTGGTTTTGCCCAAAAAGGTGTACATTTCAGACTGAGGTGCTTGGTTTCTACTCAAAGGTACTTAAGATTGCTTTTCTGGGCCCCTTTCTCAGATAACTACAGTTCCAATCAAATCCAAGCAGTTCAATATGGGATGACAATagcaaaaaaactattttgttgATGTGGAACAAAGAGTTTGCACCTAAATTTGAGACGTGGCTTACAGAACTCAGTATTGTGTTACATATGGAAAAGATTAGATGTGAGATTGCAGGTAAACCAAAGAGATTTGTACAGATCTGGAAGCCCTTCTTTAAATATTCGGAAGATGATCAGGATAACTGAATTAACCTTTTTCTTTAAGTAGGGTGGTTAAGTTGACAAAATATAGCAGTGTGTAACAATTGTATTTTTCCATAATTGGGTATTTATTGGTATTGGTATTGTTAAGATGTTTCTGTTTTTAGATTCTGTATGTGTACATGTGGAGATGtctgtattattactattattagtttTTCTCCCTCTCCGATTTCCTGGCATGGGGTTTGGGGGATTGTTCTGTAAAATGTGAAcagctttaaataaaatatataaaaagcatGCATTTAAAGGTTAGACATTAAAATTGATGTTAAATCCACTGTTCTACAGTCTATTAAGTTCAATTACACAAGAAGTAACtaattaaattacagaaaaaaataagagTAATCCCTTACATTACTTTTTCAATGGAAAAGTAATTAAATTGTTTAAGGCTAAATTgttaaatatgcacagatcaagcacagtttacaagcGGTATCAGTTTTAAATGAATATGTaggtggattttaatgtgagaggacaacaggggatagACTTTGTCACTAGACAAAGCATTATTATGTAATATGGACTCATTATTTAGCCagaagtaatgttttttttttttatgaatttgtttcttacaaagacTCAGAATTTCACTTCATAAGACAATAATTCATGTACCAGAGTggtgtagattattgtgatgtttttatcagctgtttggactctcattctgacggcacccattcactgcagaggatccatcactgcaagtgatgcaatgccacATTTACatgatcttggatggcctgagctttggtacattttcagcattttttttttttgtgattgcaCTGATTTTCAATAATTCAATGGATTGTTGTTAATTATTCCTTCTTAATACTGTGGCAATAGCATTACATATTAACTTCCTGGAatgcatttcttattattaacaataagGATGGCTTCTAGCTGTCTGTTTCTGATGCAGACACATTGCAACTTTTAAAATTAGTTATAAAGCAAATCCTGAATGTGATTTGATGGTCTCTCACCACACAGTCTGTGAGTTTGCCCCATTGCTCAAAGTGAGCTCGCAAACTGTCCTCTGTGGTCTCAAAACTGAGTCCACCGATAAACAGCTTCCTGAGCTGCTCCGGCTCCTTACTGTCACGACCCTGTTCACATAAAACACAATTAATAATCACACTTGACCCTTTACCTTTCTAGAAACATGCGTCATTAGACTGATAAAACTTGCCTTGTAGGGCATGCCCTCTGTTATATAATGCTCTAACGCTATTAATTTAACTGTTTAAAGCTGATAATGACACTTTCATTGATTGCAGCATTCAAACCGCAGAGCTGGTTTGGTTTTTATCAGTGTGGGTGTTTTTTCCTGGAGTTAGTGAGCCTGCCTGTGAGTTCACGTAGGTTTGATGGATGACATCCGGCAATGCCTTTAGCCAAATTCAGTCCAGGCTTTTAATATAATATTCATTAGATTAAGTGACGTGAGCCTACCAAATCCCTTCTAATTGGCTGAAAGGTGGGCGCTAGTCAGCTGACCATTCTCCTACGTTACGCTAGGCTcggcttatgaatattaattagggtACGTGATTGGATGCGCCAGGAAAACTACCACGTAACGTCGGCACAGCCT contains:
- the hnrnpa3 gene encoding heterogeneous nuclear ribonucleoprotein A3, with translation MCCRSFLRAACRPRGRKSCSMEGRDSKEPEQLRKLFIGGLSFETTEDSLRAHFEQWGKLTDCVVMRDPANKRSRGFGFVTYSCVSEVDAAMAARPHKVDGRVVEPKRAVSREDSNRPGAHLTVKKIFVGGIKEDTDEYHIREYFERYGKIETIDVMEERSTGKKRGFCFVTFDDHDTVDKIVAQKYHTINSHNCEVRKALPKQEMQAVSNQRYRGGGGGGGNFMGRGGNFGGGNFGRGGFGGGRGGYGGDGYNGFGGNYGGGPGYGGGRGGYGGGPGYGNQGGGGFGGHDNYNDGGNFGGNFGGGGGGGGSGGGGNYNDFGNYAGQQSNYGPMKGNNFGGRNSGPYGGGYGSGGGSGGSGGGYGSRRY